Proteins from one Cryptomeria japonica chromosome 4, Sugi_1.0, whole genome shotgun sequence genomic window:
- the LOC131079268 gene encoding pentatricopeptide repeat-containing protein At4g38150, with the protein MLIYLPFARNSSSVISKRIYSFHPRLFSLFISSKYLSKSVTSSVYAFSQLQNSSPRNLQTQKTQIPVMPFAMPLQHRHLIIHAGDDSEPDEDEEEEERKKKEAAAAAAAAKPKDASQIKPFYDPFNKKPAIEEPEDPTNLPEIFHKMKEDNFVQQAAKMFDALSQDGYMAEAMSLFGVMKDNSKMPDVVSHTAIIEAYCKAGRIKEGLKSYMRMQASGVRPNSYTYTVLIQGLCQAKMLEDAGKYTLEMLSNGWNPNAAVYVTVVDSYLRAKKENELQQLLVKLKDKGFVADDKEARKHMKKMGRFNRGVMDALFGQYK; encoded by the exons ATGCTGATCTATCTACCCTTTGCCCGCAACTCATCCTCTGTAATCAGCAAGCGCATATACTCCTTCCATCCTCGTTTATTTTCCTTATTCATCTCATCCAAATACTTATCCAAATCAGTCACCTCTTCTGTATATGCATTCTCTCAACTTCAAAACTCTAGCCCTAGAAATCTGCAAACTCAAAAAACCCAAATCCCCGTAATGCCATTTGCAATGCCATTGCAGCACAGACATCTAATAATTCATGCCGGCGACGACAGTGAaccagatgaagatgaagaagaggaagagaggaagaagaaggaggcGGCTGCTGCCGCCGCCGCCGCCAAACCCAAAGACGCCTCGCAGATAAAACCATTTTACGATCCCTTCAACAAGAAGCCCGCCATTGAGGAGCCCGAGGACCCCACCAATCTCCCGGAGATTTTCCACAAAATGAAGGAAGATAATTTTGTTCAGCAGGCCGCCAAGATGTTTGATGCGCTCTCGCAGGATGGATACATGGCTGAGGCCATGAGCCTCTTCGGTGTAATGAAG GACAATAGCAAAATGCCAGATGTTGTTTCGCATACTGCAATCATAGAGGCTTACTGCAAGGCTGGCAGAATCAAGGAAGGTCTTAAGAGTTACATGAGAATGCAGGCTTCTGGGGTCAGGCCCAATTCCTACACTTACACTGTTCTCATCCAAGGGCTCTGTCAGGCAAAAATGCTTGAGGATGCCGGGAAATACACACTTGAAATGCTGAGTAATGGCTGGAATCCTAATGCTGCTGTTTATGTCACAGTGGTTGATTCTTATTTGAGGGCAAAGAAAGAGAATGAGCTTCAGCAGCTTCTTGTGAAATTGAAGGACAAGGGCTTTGTTGCAGATGATAAGGAAGCTCGGAAGCACATGAAGAAAATGGGTCGGTTCAACCGGGGTGTCATGGATGCACTCTTTGGGCAGTATAAATAA